One genomic window of Cottoperca gobio chromosome 10, fCotGob3.1, whole genome shotgun sequence includes the following:
- the LOC115014805 gene encoding uncharacterized protein LOC115014805 isoform X4, producing the protein MDVTEENMTPKEMREKIVELEHGLNQQRDLNAKINNWLDVADDDIAMLRTENGLLSKQVKALEKSNSGTQQIEAEPCRSLLADNLNAKRCSENKIQKLEKESTVVKEHNKTLTEEKNLQSKQSEKTEEEYSNIIEYLRLTNWELREQLEDRQDEASFAMVNDLMGKNEGMPSPCLSFAEELKLLASSAEMKTIMSDSTDLRHEESEAEEPLNPQSLTVDRQTKRCAGTLETAIQRAGLFLLSVFILTVLAFVTSGSCTGNFFSINTLWSGARLMLQPYCSVHYGALPPI; encoded by the exons atggatgtcacagaggaaaATAT gacacCAAAGGAGATGCGTGAGAAAATAGTAGAGCTGGAGCACGGTCTAAACCAGCAGAGGGACCTAAATGCTAAAATCAACAACTGGCTGGATGTTGCAGATGATGATATAGCAATGCTGCGCACAGAGAACGGCCTCCTCAGCAAACAAGTGAAAGC cctggAGAAGAGCAACAGTGGCACACAGCAGATTGAAGCAGAGCCTTGCAGGTCCCTCCTGGCTGATAACCTCAATGCAAAGAGGTGTAGTGAAAACAAGATTCAGAAATTG gAGAAGGAATCCACCGTGGTGAAAGAACACAATAAGACGCTAACTGAAGAG AAAAACTTGCAGTCAAAGCAGTCGGAGAAAACTGAAGAAGAGTACTCCAACATCATAGAG TATCTCAGGCTGACAAATTGGGAACTGAGAGAGCAGttggaggacagacaggatgaGGCCTCATT CGCTATGGTGAATGACCTGATGGGAAAAAATGAAGGAATGCCCAGTCCCTGTCTGTCCTTTGCAGAGGAACTGAAGCTGCTGGCCTCTTCAGCTGAAATGAAAACCATCATGTCAGACTCCACAGATCTTAGACAT GAGGAATCTGAGGCTGAGGAGCCACTGAATCCTCAGAGTCTCACAGTAGACCGTCAGACCAAAAG GTGTGCAGGTACCTTGGAGACAGCCATCCAGAGAGCAGGACTATTTCTTCTGTCGGTCTTCATTCTCACTGTTTTGGCCTTTGTGACTTCAGGAAGCTGTACAGGAAACTTTTTTTCCATCAACACCTTGTGGAGCGGTGCACGCCTGATGTTACAGCCCTACTGCAGTGTGCATTATGGGGCCTTACCTCCTATTTGA
- the LOC115014805 gene encoding uncharacterized protein LOC115014805 isoform X2, translating to MDVTEENMTPKEMREKIVELEHGLNQQRDLNAKINNWLDVADDDIAMLRTENGLLSKQVKALEKSNSGTQQIEAEPCRSLLADNLNAKRCSENKIQKLEKESTVVKEHNKTLTEELKSLQQERDRDKISLKKNRVALQTMEKNLQSKQSEKTEEEYSNIIEYLRLTNWELREQLEDRQDEASFAMVNDLMGKNEGMPSPCLSFAEELKLLASSAEMKTIMSDSTDLRHEESEAEEPLNPQSLTVDRQTKRCAGTLETAIQRAGLFLLSVFILTVLAFVTSGSCTGNFFSINTLWSGARLMLQPYCSVHYGALPPI from the exons atggatgtcacagaggaaaATAT gacacCAAAGGAGATGCGTGAGAAAATAGTAGAGCTGGAGCACGGTCTAAACCAGCAGAGGGACCTAAATGCTAAAATCAACAACTGGCTGGATGTTGCAGATGATGATATAGCAATGCTGCGCACAGAGAACGGCCTCCTCAGCAAACAAGTGAAAGC cctggAGAAGAGCAACAGTGGCACACAGCAGATTGAAGCAGAGCCTTGCAGGTCCCTCCTGGCTGATAACCTCAATGCAAAGAGGTGTAGTGAAAACAAGATTCAGAAATTG gAGAAGGAATCCACCGTGGTGAAAGAACACAATAAGACGCTAACTGAAGAG CTCAAGAGCCTCCAGCAAGAGAGAGACCGGGACAAGATTAGCTTGAAGAAGAACAGGGTTGCACTTCAAACCATGGAG AAAAACTTGCAGTCAAAGCAGTCGGAGAAAACTGAAGAAGAGTACTCCAACATCATAGAG TATCTCAGGCTGACAAATTGGGAACTGAGAGAGCAGttggaggacagacaggatgaGGCCTCATT CGCTATGGTGAATGACCTGATGGGAAAAAATGAAGGAATGCCCAGTCCCTGTCTGTCCTTTGCAGAGGAACTGAAGCTGCTGGCCTCTTCAGCTGAAATGAAAACCATCATGTCAGACTCCACAGATCTTAGACAT GAGGAATCTGAGGCTGAGGAGCCACTGAATCCTCAGAGTCTCACAGTAGACCGTCAGACCAAAAG GTGTGCAGGTACCTTGGAGACAGCCATCCAGAGAGCAGGACTATTTCTTCTGTCGGTCTTCATTCTCACTGTTTTGGCCTTTGTGACTTCAGGAAGCTGTACAGGAAACTTTTTTTCCATCAACACCTTGTGGAGCGGTGCACGCCTGATGTTACAGCCCTACTGCAGTGTGCATTATGGGGCCTTACCTCCTATTTGA
- the LOC115014805 gene encoding uncharacterized protein LOC115014805 isoform X3, with protein MDVTEENMTPKEMREKIVELEHGLNQQRDLNAKINNWLDVADDDIAMLRTENGLLSKQVKALEKSNSGTQQIEAEPCRSLLADNLNAKRCSENKIQKLEKESTVVKEHNKTLTEELKSLQQERDRDKISLKKNRVALQTMERRMEEAQLGLQNRDEYIHQKNLQSKQSEKTEEEYSNIIEYLRLTNWELREQLEDRQDEASFAMVNDLMGKNEGMPSPCLSFAEELKLLASSAEMKTIMSDSTDLRHEESEAEEPLNPQSLTVDRQTKRKLYRKLFFHQHLVERCTPDVTALLQCALWGLTSYLI; from the exons atggatgtcacagaggaaaATAT gacacCAAAGGAGATGCGTGAGAAAATAGTAGAGCTGGAGCACGGTCTAAACCAGCAGAGGGACCTAAATGCTAAAATCAACAACTGGCTGGATGTTGCAGATGATGATATAGCAATGCTGCGCACAGAGAACGGCCTCCTCAGCAAACAAGTGAAAGC cctggAGAAGAGCAACAGTGGCACACAGCAGATTGAAGCAGAGCCTTGCAGGTCCCTCCTGGCTGATAACCTCAATGCAAAGAGGTGTAGTGAAAACAAGATTCAGAAATTG gAGAAGGAATCCACCGTGGTGAAAGAACACAATAAGACGCTAACTGAAGAG CTCAAGAGCCTCCAGCAAGAGAGAGACCGGGACAAGATTAGCTTGAAGAAGAACAGGGTTGCACTTCAAACCATGGAG CGTAGAATGGAAGAGGCTCAGTTAGGGCTGCAGAATAGGGATGAGTATATTCATCAG AAAAACTTGCAGTCAAAGCAGTCGGAGAAAACTGAAGAAGAGTACTCCAACATCATAGAG TATCTCAGGCTGACAAATTGGGAACTGAGAGAGCAGttggaggacagacaggatgaGGCCTCATT CGCTATGGTGAATGACCTGATGGGAAAAAATGAAGGAATGCCCAGTCCCTGTCTGTCCTTTGCAGAGGAACTGAAGCTGCTGGCCTCTTCAGCTGAAATGAAAACCATCATGTCAGACTCCACAGATCTTAGACAT GAGGAATCTGAGGCTGAGGAGCCACTGAATCCTCAGAGTCTCACAGTAGACCGTCAGACCAAAAG GAAGCTGTACAGGAAACTTTTTTTCCATCAACACCTTGTGGAGCGGTGCACGCCTGATGTTACAGCCCTACTGCAGTGTGCATTATGGGGCCTTACCTCCTATTTGATCTAA
- the LOC115014805 gene encoding uncharacterized protein LOC115014805 isoform X1, which yields MDVTEENMTPKEMREKIVELEHGLNQQRDLNAKINNWLDVADDDIAMLRTENGLLSKQVKALEKSNSGTQQIEAEPCRSLLADNLNAKRCSENKIQKLEKESTVVKEHNKTLTEELKSLQQERDRDKISLKKNRVALQTMERRMEEAQLGLQNRDEYIHQKNLQSKQSEKTEEEYSNIIEYLRLTNWELREQLEDRQDEASFAMVNDLMGKNEGMPSPCLSFAEELKLLASSAEMKTIMSDSTDLRHEESEAEEPLNPQSLTVDRQTKRCAGTLETAIQRAGLFLLSVFILTVLAFVTSGSCTGNFFSINTLWSGARLMLQPYCSVHYGALPPI from the exons atggatgtcacagaggaaaATAT gacacCAAAGGAGATGCGTGAGAAAATAGTAGAGCTGGAGCACGGTCTAAACCAGCAGAGGGACCTAAATGCTAAAATCAACAACTGGCTGGATGTTGCAGATGATGATATAGCAATGCTGCGCACAGAGAACGGCCTCCTCAGCAAACAAGTGAAAGC cctggAGAAGAGCAACAGTGGCACACAGCAGATTGAAGCAGAGCCTTGCAGGTCCCTCCTGGCTGATAACCTCAATGCAAAGAGGTGTAGTGAAAACAAGATTCAGAAATTG gAGAAGGAATCCACCGTGGTGAAAGAACACAATAAGACGCTAACTGAAGAG CTCAAGAGCCTCCAGCAAGAGAGAGACCGGGACAAGATTAGCTTGAAGAAGAACAGGGTTGCACTTCAAACCATGGAG CGTAGAATGGAAGAGGCTCAGTTAGGGCTGCAGAATAGGGATGAGTATATTCATCAG AAAAACTTGCAGTCAAAGCAGTCGGAGAAAACTGAAGAAGAGTACTCCAACATCATAGAG TATCTCAGGCTGACAAATTGGGAACTGAGAGAGCAGttggaggacagacaggatgaGGCCTCATT CGCTATGGTGAATGACCTGATGGGAAAAAATGAAGGAATGCCCAGTCCCTGTCTGTCCTTTGCAGAGGAACTGAAGCTGCTGGCCTCTTCAGCTGAAATGAAAACCATCATGTCAGACTCCACAGATCTTAGACAT GAGGAATCTGAGGCTGAGGAGCCACTGAATCCTCAGAGTCTCACAGTAGACCGTCAGACCAAAAG GTGTGCAGGTACCTTGGAGACAGCCATCCAGAGAGCAGGACTATTTCTTCTGTCGGTCTTCATTCTCACTGTTTTGGCCTTTGTGACTTCAGGAAGCTGTACAGGAAACTTTTTTTCCATCAACACCTTGTGGAGCGGTGCACGCCTGATGTTACAGCCCTACTGCAGTGTGCATTATGGGGCCTTACCTCCTATTTGA